One region of Armigeres subalbatus isolate Guangzhou_Male chromosome 3, GZ_Asu_2, whole genome shotgun sequence genomic DNA includes:
- the LOC134223823 gene encoding uncharacterized protein LOC134223823, with the protein MDLNFKCPLCDTYFEAQDELAEHIKARHTSYYYDTYLVPPVLFYPGESTAVVVDETPATVVTTEPVSSADVLIEPAPVPDDGCCECDCCGGDVGADAGGDAGGCGDCDCDCDCVIM; encoded by the exons ATGGATCTAAATTTCAAGTGTCCGCTGTGCGATACGTACTTCGAAGCGCAAGATGAACTCGCCGAACACATAAAGGCGAGACATACCTCGTACTACTATGACACCTATCTGGTGCCACCGGTTTTGTTTTATCCCGGCGAATCCACAGCAGTAGTAGTGGACGAAACTCCTGCCACGGTTGTAACCACAGAACCG GTTTCTTCCGCTGATGTATTAATCGAGCCGGCCCCTGTTCCAGATGATGGATGCTGCGAGTGCGATTGTTGTGGTGGGGATGTTGGGGCAGATGCCGGTGGTGACGCCGGGGGCTGTGGGGATTGCGATTGCGATTGTGACTGTGTGATTATGTAG
- the LOC134223826 gene encoding uncharacterized protein LOC134223826, translating into MDFKCPLCDMPMPSLEKLKQHIKNTHSAYFYDTYLFPPEMLFPGAPSSIATNNLEGVITSEPISTPEVTIEQTEEPCCMCCEYETADGDGTDCGLCDCNCEDDGGAECDDCMVMFSHHQYLFDL; encoded by the exons ATGGATTTCAAATGTCCACTCTGTGATATGCCAATGCCGTCGCTGGAAAAGCTCAAACAACACATCAAAAATACTCATAGCGCATACTTTTACGATACCTACCTATTTCCGCCGGAAATGCTTTTTCCTGGGGCACCCTCCAGCATTGCGACAAACAATTTGGAAGGAGTGATAACGAGCGAACCG ATTTCTACACCGGAAGTCACAATCGAACAGACAGAAGAACCATGCTGCATGTGCTGTGAGTATGAAACGGCCGATGGAGATGGAACTGACTGTGGTTTGTGTGATTGTAACTGCGAGGATGACGGCGGTGCTGAATGTGATGACTGTATGGTGAT